Below is a window of Oceanipulchritudo coccoides DNA.
CACCCCAATTTGAATACTCAACAAATCTTGATGGATTCCCTCAAACCACTAGCAGTTTTCCAGATGATGCTGGGGAGTATTTCCCCTGGGGCGGGTCAAAGTACCATGTGGGGGAGACCCGGAATCTTTTGGTTCACTTCGCCGAGTGCTTGCAGAGACAGCAAAGCCCGCGTCCAAACCTAAAGGATGGTCTCAAAGTGGTTGCGATTTTGAAAGCGATTCAATTATCAATGGAATCGAATTGCCAGGTCGAGGTGTCCGATGTGCTTCGGAAGTACGGTTTAGTAGATTTGTAAGATGTGAGATGAGGTAGAAAATCGTGAAGCGCTATTTGGCGACCCGCCAAAGCCAATGTTGGTATAATGAGCCGAGTTGCTTTACGACTCCGGGATGTTCTTCAGCCAAATCCCTGGATTCAGTTCGATCGTATTCCAGGTCGTACAACTCCCATTTCTCAGGCAATCCGGGGTCATTATTCCAACAAACCAGCTTCCATCGACCATTGATAACAGCTTTTCCTGCATCCCATTGCCAGAATATCGGAGTTGCGCGGTCGACAGCAGATTCCTTGAAGACGGGCACGATGCTGGTACCTTCATAAGGTAAAACCTTCTCCCCGTTAAATTCAGCCGGATAAATGGCTCCACTAATCTCAAGCAGTGTAGGCATGATATCGATGAAGTGACCTGCGAAGTCATCAAACCGACCAGGATTGCTGATCCCCGCGGGCCAATGGGCAATCAAGGGGGTGTTAATACCTCCTTCGTGACTGTAATTTTTGAAAAAGCGAAAAGGGGTGTTGCTGACGTTGGCCCAGTTGTGCTCCTGTGACGTCCAGCGTGACATGCTTCCCATTTCGCCGTTACCTGGAATATTGTCTCCGGCATGGACCACCTCGGCTGAGGCTCCGTTATCGGAGGCGAAAAGAATCAATGTGTTTTCCAACTCATTCAGGCTATCCAACTTGGCCAGAATCCTACCGATATTCTGATCCATACGATCAACCATCGCGGCATATACTTGCATGCGCAGGGCCTCTGTCTTCCTTTCATCTAAGGAAAGATTTTGCCATTGACTGTATGTGGGTTCAGTCAAGGGGTATCGCCCGTCGATAAGGCCCAAGTCCAGTTGTTTTTTGTAGCGTGCGTTTCGTATTACCTCAAACCCTTCATCATATACACCGTCGTAGGTTTTTATGTCCTCCGGCCATGCCATCAACGGATCGTGGGGGGCTGTGTAAGCCACGTAGAGAAAGAAGGGTTTCCGTTCGTCCCGATACGTGTCCAGATAGTCAAGGGCTGTGTCGGTGAATGCGTCGGTTGTATAGAAGTCCTTATTCGGTGGTGTATACGGTACCAGTTCCTTATCATCAATGCACCAGACCCGGTCATCTCTTTTCCTCGCGGGCACTGCTTCTCCATCGCGCTGGAGACCGGGATTAAAATGGTTACAGGCGCCGTCGCGAAGGCCAAAGTATCGGTCAAATCCACGATCAACAGGGTTTTCGGTTCCATGATGTTTGCCAACCCATAGGGTGCGGTAGCCTCTGGCTTTCAAAACCTCACCCAAAGTAACTGCATTCCTGATTTTTTTCGGAAGCATCATGTCGGTTTGCTGCGGGTACAAACCGGTCAGGAGGGAAGCCCGCGTTGTCATGCACTTGGCTGTGTTTCGGAATTGGCGGAAACGGATTCCATTGTCCGCAAGGCGGTCCAGATTCGGTGTCTGAATCTCCCCGCCATAGCAGCCAAGATCGGACCATCCCATGTCATCGGCTAAAATGATCAGTATGTTGGGAGCGTTACTCCCACAGTCACCGGCTTTTTCTTCAAGGCCAATCGGTTGTGGAAGATAAGGCGTGGATTGCTCGACGGCATACAAGAAGGCGGGAAGTGAGAAAACTTGAACGAAACAAGCTGCTGTGAATGAGGTAAGGATTTGTTTCATTTCTTCGTGGAATATCTGTGATTTAATAGTTGCTCAAGGCTCAATGCACCCTCTACCAATTGGATTTCCAATTCATGCTCACCGTGCGGCAGACATTGTATCAGGGTTGTCTGGCCACTAGGGTTGTCCGGACGCGGGCTCAGATCCCAGACATCGACCAGCATTGGATAAACCTCCCAAGTGATTTCAAATGGGGTCGGTATGGGCTCATTTTTTATTCGAATGACATGTTCCATGGTAAACCATTCAGGCCGCAATTCGATGACCCCATTGTCGGAAAGGAAGTTACCTGTGTGGTCACCACTGCCTTGGTGTCCACTTACGGAACCTTTAACAGCGTAGCTGAATTCATTACCGTCGTCGCTGCAGGATTCCACGGTGACTGTCCATTTCTCCTTAATAGGTTGTCCGTGTAACATCACCCGCATAATCGCAGGGCGGTAGTCAAACGGAGTTGGTGAGGGTAGGGTGGCAGCCCAATTGCTAAGGAGTTCCGAGGGCCGTTTCCCGTCCACGCGGATCTCGGCCTGTCCGCTTCCGGTGTGGCTGATGACATCCACCCGGGATCCTTTAAAAGGAATGGTCAAGGTAGCGTTTTCGCCGCGGGTGCTCAATCCATCGATACCGGAATTCCACTCCGAGTGGTTGTATTGAAAGGTACTTGGGATAGCGTCTCGCAGGTCAATGCGCGTGACCTTGTCTTCCCATTCAACAGGAGTTCCCGGTTGGACCTGGAAGTGACGGGCCTGCAGTGCGCCCCAAAGCTCGCCCCCGTGGGTATTGAGGTGGATTTT
It encodes the following:
- a CDS encoding arylsulfatase, which encodes MKQILTSFTAACFVQVFSLPAFLYAVEQSTPYLPQPIGLEEKAGDCGSNAPNILIILADDMGWSDLGCYGGEIQTPNLDRLADNGIRFRQFRNTAKCMTTRASLLTGLYPQQTDMMLPKKIRNAVTLGEVLKARGYRTLWVGKHHGTENPVDRGFDRYFGLRDGACNHFNPGLQRDGEAVPARKRDDRVWCIDDKELVPYTPPNKDFYTTDAFTDTALDYLDTYRDERKPFFLYVAYTAPHDPLMAWPEDIKTYDGVYDEGFEVIRNARYKKQLDLGLIDGRYPLTEPTYSQWQNLSLDERKTEALRMQVYAAMVDRMDQNIGRILAKLDSLNELENTLILFASDNGASAEVVHAGDNIPGNGEMGSMSRWTSQEHNWANVSNTPFRFFKNYSHEGGINTPLIAHWPAGISNPGRFDDFAGHFIDIMPTLLEISGAIYPAEFNGEKVLPYEGTSIVPVFKESAVDRATPIFWQWDAGKAVINGRWKLVCWNNDPGLPEKWELYDLEYDRTESRDLAEEHPGVVKQLGSLYQHWLWRVAK